The following are encoded in a window of Sphingobium sp. AP49 genomic DNA:
- a CDS encoding DNA polymerase III subunit chi gives MQVDFYQLSRDPVEGVLPAIAARILDMGARLLVVADEPERLARISAGLWAGPPESFLANGVAGDGVDAAQPVLLAQDCVAANGAKHIALADGIWREEALGFERAFYFFDADTIDGARASWRALNKREGVTPRFWRQEGRKWVQGP, from the coding sequence GTGCAGGTCGACTTCTACCAGCTGAGCCGCGATCCTGTGGAAGGGGTGTTGCCCGCGATCGCGGCACGCATCCTGGACATGGGCGCACGGCTGTTGGTGGTGGCCGACGAACCGGAACGGCTCGCCCGCATATCGGCGGGCCTGTGGGCCGGTCCACCCGAAAGCTTCCTGGCCAATGGCGTGGCGGGTGACGGCGTGGATGCGGCCCAACCGGTGTTGCTGGCACAGGACTGCGTCGCTGCCAATGGCGCGAAGCATATCGCGCTGGCGGATGGGATATGGCGCGAGGAGGCGCTGGGCTTCGAGCGCGCCTTCTATTTCTTCGACGCGGACACGATCGATGGGGCGCGGGCCAGCTGGCGCGCGCTCAACAAGCGTGAGGGCGTGACCCCACGCTTCTGGCGACAGGAAGGTCGCAAATGGGTGCAGGGGCCTTGA
- the ndk gene encoding nucleoside-diphosphate kinase — protein MAVTRTFSIIKPDATRRNLTGAVTKMLEEAGLRVVASKRIRMSREQAEGFYAVHKERPFFADLVAFMISGPVVVQVLEGENAVTRNRDIMGATNPANADAGTIRKELAESIEANSVHGSDSEENAAIEIAYFFKPEEIVG, from the coding sequence ATGGCCGTCACGCGCACTTTTTCGATCATCAAGCCCGACGCGACCCGTCGCAACCTGACCGGCGCCGTCACCAAGATGCTGGAAGAAGCCGGCCTGCGCGTCGTTGCTTCCAAGCGCATCCGCATGAGCCGCGAACAGGCCGAAGGCTTCTATGCCGTGCATAAGGAACGCCCCTTCTTCGCTGACCTGGTTGCCTTCATGATCTCCGGCCCGGTCGTCGTCCAGGTTCTGGAAGGCGAAAATGCCGTGACCCGCAACCGCGACATCATGGGCGCCACCAACCCGGCCAATGCCGACGCCGGCACCATCCGCAAGGAACTGGCCGAATCGATCGAAGCCAATTCGGTCCATGGTTCGGACAGCGAGGAAAATGCCGCGATCGAGATCGCCTATTTCTTCAAGCCCGAAGAAATCGTCGGCTAA
- a CDS encoding glutathione S-transferase family protein, with protein MMKLFIGNKAYSSWSLRGWLACKLSGLPFEEVVVPLYDEEWEKRREGDEFAPSSGKVPILWDGDDIVVWDSLAIVEYLNEKTGRDLFWPTDPAARAMARSMAAEMHSSFAALRREHSMNIRQIYDPVPPSDAVVQDIARIMELWAQARARYGGEGDFLFGEFGAVDLMFAPVVTRFITYQLPVARFAEAYMRAIIAHPWMQEWIGEAQAEEWVIDKFEVPPQKV; from the coding sequence ATGATGAAGCTGTTCATTGGCAACAAAGCCTATTCGAGCTGGTCGCTGCGCGGCTGGCTGGCGTGCAAATTGTCGGGCCTTCCCTTCGAAGAAGTGGTCGTCCCGCTCTATGACGAGGAATGGGAAAAGCGACGCGAAGGCGATGAATTCGCGCCTTCATCGGGCAAGGTGCCCATCTTGTGGGATGGTGACGACATCGTCGTATGGGACAGCCTGGCGATCGTCGAATATCTGAACGAGAAGACGGGCCGCGACCTGTTCTGGCCGACCGATCCGGCCGCCCGCGCCATGGCGCGATCGATGGCCGCCGAAATGCACTCCAGCTTCGCCGCGCTGCGCCGCGAGCACAGCATGAACATCCGCCAGATCTACGATCCGGTGCCGCCATCGGATGCCGTCGTGCAAGATATCGCACGGATCATGGAACTTTGGGCACAGGCCCGCGCCCGCTACGGTGGCGAGGGTGACTTCCTGTTCGGCGAATTTGGCGCGGTCGACCTGATGTTCGCGCCCGTCGTCACCCGCTTCATCACCTATCAGTTGCCCGTCGCCCGCTTTGCCGAAGCCTATATGCGCGCGATCATCGCCCATCCCTGGATGCAGGAATGGATCGGCGAGGCACAGGCCGAGGAATGGGTGATCGACAAGTTTGAAGTCCCGCCCCAAAAGGTCTGA
- a CDS encoding Crp/Fnr family transcriptional regulator produces the protein MDREEQIDVIAAIFRCGQEMAQALRRVLIPQRVGAKQILAHQGEASHHCWLVVDGCVVAQTFGVDGQRQQLARHGPGEFFGAYPAPTTHRAEIEAMVETQLLQAEAQALAALVATDAQIGAGMARLLARQLDRALDRMATRSTYSAAGRVYSELLALADGRADIVPAPQITTLALSANTTRETASRAVAVLIRRGIVSREDGKIIIHSPRMLSDMIL, from the coding sequence TTGGACAGGGAAGAACAGATCGATGTGATTGCGGCCATCTTTCGCTGTGGCCAGGAGATGGCGCAGGCGTTGCGGCGCGTTCTGATTCCGCAGCGCGTGGGGGCGAAACAGATATTGGCGCATCAGGGAGAAGCATCGCATCATTGCTGGCTCGTCGTGGACGGCTGCGTGGTGGCGCAGACCTTCGGTGTCGATGGCCAGCGCCAACAGCTTGCCCGGCATGGGCCGGGCGAATTTTTCGGCGCCTATCCGGCACCCACAACGCATCGCGCCGAAATCGAGGCGATGGTCGAGACGCAGTTGTTGCAGGCCGAAGCGCAGGCGCTGGCGGCGCTGGTGGCGACGGATGCCCAGATCGGCGCCGGCATGGCCCGGCTGCTTGCCCGTCAGCTTGACCGGGCGCTGGACCGGATGGCGACCAGGTCCACCTACAGCGCGGCAGGGCGGGTCTATAGCGAACTGCTGGCGCTGGCCGACGGACGCGCGGATATTGTGCCTGCCCCCCAGATCACAACGCTTGCGCTGAGCGCGAACACGACGCGTGAAACCGCCTCGCGGGCGGTTGCGGTCCTGATCCGGCGCGGCATTGTCAGTCGGGAGGACGGCAAGATCATCATTCATTCGCCCCGGATGCTGAGCGACATGATCCTGTAA
- a CDS encoding tetratricopeptide repeat-containing protein, giving the protein MNLPALAQIRRIARSGDTVRAWRMFDAAGLLASDDREALSLKGRLLKDRALRSDGGERSLLLAEAQAAYMQAADGRRATYPLINAATLAFLNDRPDEAGMLARQILALLESGAHEQETRYWLAATAAEAHLLLGDHAASQAALAQAMAAAPEAWEDHAATLRQFSQILVRQNLSPALLDHLRPPPSLYFSGIIGLPDDEGEAREQIGALLDDIRPGALFGALAAGADILIAEMALERGAQLHVVLPIPLASFRETSVLPFGNRWLDRFHRLVEAADYLDVDDGVSHLSDAAVTKAAEIAMGLALRRAEAFATQAHALHVGRTPDTSSPAHRLWQARGLPFHALTLAQSTPPPGSPLAAAGNAAILASTQPFPDAGHGREASQTASGIHVLALADIVAAMRLAGTMLRTVPDIGLSLEYRTRETGVPIDGDDGLAPLLARAAPAGSICAPWPQAAALDLHDPAFRFEMAGEVMTAYGDCPVGHYYPPSD; this is encoded by the coding sequence ATGAATCTTCCGGCCCTGGCGCAAATACGCAGGATCGCGCGCAGCGGCGACACGGTTCGGGCGTGGCGCATGTTCGACGCGGCCGGATTGCTGGCGTCCGATGATCGCGAAGCGCTCAGCCTCAAGGGACGGTTGCTCAAGGATCGGGCATTGCGCAGCGACGGCGGCGAACGCAGCCTGCTGCTGGCTGAGGCGCAGGCGGCCTATATGCAGGCGGCGGACGGGCGGCGCGCGACCTATCCCCTGATCAACGCGGCGACGCTCGCCTTCCTCAACGACCGCCCCGACGAGGCCGGCATGCTTGCCCGCCAGATCCTGGCCCTGCTTGAAAGCGGCGCGCATGAGCAGGAAACGCGCTATTGGCTCGCCGCGACTGCGGCGGAGGCCCATCTTCTGCTCGGGGATCACGCTGCCAGCCAGGCCGCGCTGGCGCAGGCGATGGCCGCCGCCCCCGAAGCCTGGGAAGATCATGCCGCAACCTTGCGCCAGTTCAGCCAGATATTGGTTCGCCAGAATCTCTCCCCTGCCCTGCTCGACCATCTGCGGCCACCGCCCAGCCTCTATTTCAGCGGCATCATTGGCCTGCCCGACGATGAAGGCGAGGCGCGTGAGCAGATCGGCGCACTCTTGGACGATATCCGGCCAGGCGCCCTGTTCGGTGCGCTGGCGGCCGGTGCCGACATCCTGATCGCGGAAATGGCGCTGGAGCGCGGCGCGCAGTTGCATGTCGTGCTGCCGATCCCGCTGGCGAGCTTCCGCGAAACATCCGTGCTGCCGTTTGGCAACCGGTGGCTGGATCGCTTTCATCGACTAGTCGAGGCCGCCGATTATCTCGACGTCGACGACGGCGTCTCCCACCTCTCCGATGCCGCCGTGACCAAGGCGGCGGAAATCGCCATGGGCCTGGCCCTGCGCCGGGCCGAGGCCTTTGCCACCCAGGCCCATGCACTGCATGTCGGCCGGACGCCGGACACCAGCAGCCCCGCCCATCGCCTGTGGCAGGCACGGGGCCTGCCCTTTCATGCCCTGACCCTGGCGCAATCGACGCCACCGCCGGGCTCGCCGCTCGCGGCTGCAGGAAATGCCGCCATCCTGGCATCCACCCAGCCGTTTCCCGATGCAGGCCACGGCCGGGAAGCGAGCCAGACAGCGAGCGGCATCCATGTCCTCGCGCTTGCTGACATTGTGGCCGCCATGCGACTGGCGGGCACGATGTTGCGCACCGTGCCCGATATCGGCCTGTCTCTCGAGTATCGCACGCGAGAGACAGGAGTCCCGATCGATGGAGATGATGGCCTTGCGCCTCTGCTGGCCCGCGCCGCGCCTGCTGGCAGCATCTGTGCCCCCTGGCCCCAGGCGGCGGCGCTTGATCTTCACGATCCTGCCTTCCGCTTTGAAATGGCCGGCGAGGTCATGACCGCCTATGGCGATTGCCCGGTCGGCCATTACTACCCGCCATCGGACTGA
- a CDS encoding nucleotide synthetase: MSTQDYTQYGLEPLFSVGLEDDVVPIVFRVVLEGKKGKVVLRYEQVGTGHDFITIAENSLVEIQLVGDQLFFSKQYDAITTKEPLASYYGGLTYDDYDADLDRYKTVQFQARYNQGGKYGTCHGFNINIDLLQNPKGKKPHWIGLSIDPDIKNPPPKDD; encoded by the coding sequence ATGTCGACCCAGGATTATACGCAATATGGACTGGAACCGCTCTTTTCCGTCGGACTGGAGGACGACGTAGTCCCGATCGTCTTCCGCGTCGTGCTGGAAGGCAAGAAGGGCAAGGTGGTGCTACGCTATGAACAGGTCGGCACCGGCCACGATTTTATCACGATCGCCGAAAATTCGCTCGTCGAGATCCAGCTCGTTGGCGACCAGCTGTTCTTCTCCAAGCAATATGACGCCATCACCACCAAGGAGCCCCTGGCGTCCTATTATGGCGGGCTGACCTATGATGATTATGATGCGGACCTGGATCGCTACAAGACGGTCCAGTTCCAGGCGCGCTACAATCAGGGTGGCAAATATGGCACCTGCCACGGCTTCAATATCAACATCGACCTGCTACAAAATCCGAAGGGCAAGAAACCCCACTGGATCGGCCTGTCGATCGACCCGGACATCAAGAATCCGCCGCCCAAGGACGATTGA
- a CDS encoding toll/interleukin-1 receptor domain-containing protein, which produces MTNSKSEPGIAGQRRYRAFMSYSHVDERAARTLHHWLETYRIPARLTGMPSPRGPVPRRLTPIFRDRAELPAASSLDQEVRLALSQSDALLLLCSPAAKASRWVDAEITLFRQLHPDRPIIAALVEGEPADSFPTALLTPDSHGIVHEPIAADFRPNHDGPKLARLKIIAGLTGLPLDQIIQRDAQRQLRRVIGVTFAAVFLALMMALMLVFVARARSEAEQQRQQAEGLIEFMLTDLREKLEGVGRLDVLQTVNKRALGYYAEQPDLNALPAASLERRARILQAMGEDDFKRGDTVAALAQFREAYRVTETLLTAAPDDPQRLFAHAQSEFWLGYVDFIRSRNDSALPRFEAYQALARRLVAIEPGNRAYWRELGYAQGNICTIAVDGKRTAQALKSCHEALETMERVRQLSPDDPNIAADLANRHAWMADALRIQGNNAAALDERNQQGDILQALLQADPKNAGYLQDWMLARYSMSQLLHALGQVKRAEDMQQEARADVNRLVAQDPDNNDWRVWQKKLARPLTQARN; this is translated from the coding sequence ATGACGAACAGCAAGAGCGAGCCGGGCATCGCCGGCCAGCGCCGCTATCGCGCCTTCATGAGCTACAGCCATGTTGACGAGCGCGCCGCCCGCACCCTTCATCACTGGCTCGAAACCTATCGCATCCCCGCCCGGCTGACCGGCATGCCGTCGCCCCGCGGTCCCGTGCCGCGCCGCCTGACGCCGATCTTCCGGGACAGGGCCGAACTGCCCGCCGCGTCCAGCCTGGACCAGGAGGTGCGCCTCGCCCTGTCCCAGTCCGATGCTCTGCTCCTGCTCTGCTCACCGGCAGCGAAGGCATCGCGCTGGGTCGATGCGGAAATCACCTTGTTCCGCCAACTTCACCCCGACCGCCCGATCATTGCGGCACTGGTCGAGGGCGAACCGGCCGACAGCTTCCCCACCGCCCTGCTGACCCCCGACAGCCATGGTATCGTCCATGAACCGATCGCCGCCGATTTCCGGCCCAATCATGACGGACCGAAACTCGCGCGGCTGAAGATCATCGCCGGACTCACCGGCCTGCCACTGGACCAGATCATTCAGCGCGATGCGCAACGCCAGTTGCGTCGCGTGATCGGCGTCACATTTGCCGCCGTCTTTCTTGCCCTAATGATGGCGCTGATGCTGGTCTTTGTCGCGCGGGCGAGAAGCGAGGCGGAACAGCAACGCCAGCAGGCGGAAGGACTTATCGAATTCATGCTCACCGACCTGCGGGAGAAACTGGAGGGTGTGGGCCGGCTTGACGTATTGCAGACCGTGAACAAGCGCGCGCTTGGCTATTATGCCGAGCAGCCCGACCTTAATGCCCTACCCGCAGCGTCACTCGAACGACGCGCCCGCATCCTGCAGGCGATGGGAGAGGATGATTTCAAACGCGGCGACACCGTCGCTGCGCTCGCGCAGTTCCGCGAGGCCTATCGTGTTACCGAGACATTGCTGACGGCTGCCCCCGACGATCCCCAACGCCTCTTTGCGCATGCCCAGAGCGAATTCTGGCTCGGCTATGTCGACTTCATCCGCAGCCGCAATGACAGCGCCCTGCCGCGATTCGAGGCCTATCAGGCCCTGGCCCGGCGCCTGGTCGCAATCGAACCCGGCAATCGCGCCTATTGGCGGGAACTGGGCTATGCTCAGGGCAATATCTGTACCATCGCGGTCGATGGCAAGCGGACGGCGCAAGCTCTCAAGAGCTGCCATGAGGCGCTGGAAACGATGGAACGGGTCCGTCAGCTTTCCCCGGACGACCCCAATATCGCTGCCGATCTCGCCAACCGTCATGCCTGGATGGCGGACGCGCTGCGGATACAGGGAAATAATGCAGCCGCCCTGGACGAACGTAATCAGCAGGGGGATATACTTCAGGCGCTGCTGCAGGCCGATCCGAAAAATGCCGGCTATCTGCAGGACTGGATGCTGGCCCGCTATTCCATGTCGCAACTTCTCCATGCGCTGGGCCAGGTGAAGCGCGCGGAGGACATGCAACAGGAAGCGCGGGCCGATGTTAACCGTCTGGTTGCACAGGACCCCGATAATAACGACTGGCGCGTCTGGCAGAAAAAGCTGGCTCGGCCGCTGACACAAGCGAGGAACTGA
- a CDS encoding protein-L-isoaspartate O-methyltransferase codes for MTEQNYSSMRTAMVESQLRTSAVDDPRVIAVMAKVPREDYVPAERRAMAYIDRPIPLDGDRALNPPLVTGRLLKEAEVEAGEKVLLIGAATGYSAALLAELGAQVTAVEAEGGAEIAVPGVTVVRGPLAAGAPAGAPYDVLFIDGAVEEVPAALVQQLVDGGRVVTGVVERGVARLCSGRAVAGVLGLSSLTDMEMVVLPGFAAPERFVF; via the coding sequence GTGACCGAGCAGAACTATTCTTCGATGCGGACCGCCATGGTCGAGAGCCAGTTGCGTACCAGCGCAGTGGACGACCCGCGCGTGATCGCCGTGATGGCCAAGGTGCCGCGCGAGGACTATGTGCCCGCCGAGCGTCGGGCCATGGCCTATATCGACCGTCCGATCCCGCTGGATGGCGACCGTGCGCTCAATCCGCCGCTGGTAACCGGCCGTTTGCTCAAGGAAGCCGAAGTCGAAGCCGGCGAAAAGGTGCTGCTGATCGGCGCCGCGACCGGCTATAGCGCGGCGCTGCTTGCCGAACTGGGCGCGCAGGTGACGGCGGTCGAGGCGGAAGGCGGTGCAGAGATCGCGGTGCCCGGCGTGACTGTGGTGCGTGGTCCGCTGGCCGCGGGTGCGCCGGCTGGTGCGCCCTATGATGTTCTTTTCATTGACGGTGCGGTGGAGGAAGTCCCTGCCGCGCTCGTCCAGCAGCTTGTCGATGGGGGACGGGTGGTGACGGGCGTCGTCGAACGCGGCGTTGCACGCCTGTGCAGCGGCCGTGCGGTGGCGGGCGTGCTGGGCCTCTCCAGCCTTACCGACATGGAAATGGTCGTGCTTCCCGGCTTCGCCGCGCCGGAGCGGTTCGTTTTTTGA
- a CDS encoding TolC family outer membrane protein, whose translation MTAKRLSFRLQAVTALLLVSSSLAGAAQAETLQGALAKAYRTNPTLTGARAGQRATDENVPIQKAAGRPTANSQLQFQELVVRPSNSFLAPHRSASASGSIDVPIYSGGTVRNSVKAAEIRVESGQANLRGTEASVFSQTVAAYMDVIRDIALVSLNTANVKVLEVNLQATNDRFEVGDVTRTDVAQSESRLELARSDLQRAEANLINSRENYIAMVGEPPVDLESPPTLPGLPADPDAAVRVALADNPDIQAAQKSREAARFDVKAAKGGTLPTLSGFTQGSYTDYMDKDIAANKQAAVGATLSIPLYQGGRPAAQVRQSQALESQAMERQIEVERGVIAQARAAYAALQASLRTIQSSQKAVDAADLSLEGVRAENSVGSRTILDILNAEQESLNAKVELVTARRNAYVAGFTLLAAMGHAEADDLGLESGTLYDPMVNYERVEGKWFDWDYDPKPQPVSTRTVDTPAQNAKVDSVQP comes from the coding sequence ATGACAGCAAAGCGACTTTCCTTCCGGCTTCAGGCCGTCACAGCCTTGCTGTTGGTCTCTTCCTCCCTGGCCGGGGCGGCACAAGCCGAAACCCTGCAGGGTGCGTTGGCCAAGGCCTATCGCACGAACCCGACCCTGACCGGCGCGCGAGCCGGTCAGCGGGCGACGGACGAGAATGTCCCGATCCAGAAGGCGGCCGGGCGCCCCACGGCCAATTCCCAGCTCCAGTTTCAGGAACTGGTGGTTCGGCCGTCGAACAGCTTTCTCGCGCCGCATCGATCGGCCAGCGCCAGCGGCAGCATCGATGTGCCCATCTATTCGGGTGGCACCGTGCGCAACAGCGTGAAGGCCGCCGAAATCCGCGTCGAATCGGGCCAGGCCAATCTGCGGGGAACCGAGGCGAGCGTTTTTTCGCAGACGGTCGCCGCCTATATGGACGTGATCCGCGACATCGCGCTGGTCTCGCTCAACACCGCGAACGTGAAGGTACTGGAGGTCAATCTTCAGGCGACCAACGATCGTTTCGAGGTTGGCGACGTCACGCGCACTGACGTTGCCCAGTCCGAGTCGCGGCTGGAACTAGCTCGTTCCGACCTGCAACGTGCCGAAGCCAATCTGATCAACAGCCGCGAAAATTATATCGCGATGGTGGGTGAGCCGCCGGTCGATCTCGAATCGCCGCCGACCCTGCCGGGCCTGCCGGCCGATCCGGATGCGGCGGTGCGCGTTGCGCTGGCCGACAATCCCGATATCCAGGCGGCACAGAAATCGCGTGAAGCGGCGCGGTTTGACGTGAAGGCGGCCAAGGGCGGCACGCTGCCGACGCTTAGCGGCTTCACCCAGGGCAGCTACACCGACTATATGGACAAGGACATCGCGGCCAACAAACAGGCGGCTGTCGGTGCGACCCTGTCCATTCCGCTCTATCAGGGCGGCCGTCCGGCGGCCCAGGTGCGCCAGAGCCAGGCGCTCGAATCGCAGGCGATGGAACGGCAGATCGAGGTAGAACGTGGCGTGATCGCGCAGGCCCGTGCCGCCTATGCCGCGCTGCAGGCGTCGTTGCGGACGATCCAGTCGAGCCAGAAGGCAGTGGACGCCGCCGACCTGTCGCTGGAAGGTGTGCGCGCGGAAAATTCGGTCGGCAGCCGCACCATCCTCGATATCCTGAATGCCGAGCAGGAATCGCTCAACGCCAAGGTTGAACTCGTGACGGCCCGCCGCAATGCCTATGTTGCCGGCTTCACCCTGCTGGCCGCGATGGGCCATGCCGAGGCGGATGATCTGGGCCTGGAAAGCGGCACGCTCTATGATCCGATGGTCAATTATGAGCGCGTCGAGGGCAAATGGTTCGACTGGGACTATGATCCCAAGCCTCAGCCGGTTTCGACGCGCACCGTTGACACGCCTGCACAAAACGCCAAAGTCGACTCCGTTCAGCCTTAA
- a CDS encoding DUF2497 domain-containing protein, whose protein sequence is MGDMTKEPSMEEILSSIKRIIAEEGEEAVQAVPQRKQKAPIDLSAATPIAQPLASMPPAIEEVLELTDEISLEEPMPAPKPTRAAKMAVEADSASDADSILSVESEVAARHSLSALSSMLVTPREGEDNTLEALVRAMLRPMLKEWLDARLPALVEEMVAKEISRITGR, encoded by the coding sequence ATGGGTGACATGACCAAGGAACCCTCGATGGAAGAGATACTCTCGTCCATCAAGCGGATCATCGCCGAAGAAGGTGAGGAGGCCGTGCAGGCGGTACCCCAGCGCAAGCAGAAGGCGCCCATCGACCTGAGCGCCGCAACGCCGATCGCGCAGCCCCTTGCTTCGATGCCGCCGGCGATCGAGGAAGTGCTGGAACTGACGGACGAGATTTCGCTGGAGGAACCCATGCCTGCCCCCAAGCCGACCCGCGCAGCCAAGATGGCCGTCGAGGCCGATAGCGCGAGCGATGCCGATTCGATCCTGTCGGTGGAAAGCGAAGTGGCGGCGCGTCATTCGTTGTCGGCGCTGTCGTCGATGCTGGTGACGCCGCGCGAGGGCGAGGACAATACGCTTGAGGCGCTGGTCCGTGCGATGCTGCGCCCGATGCTGAAGGAATGGCTCGACGCGCGCCTGCCCGCGCTGGTCGAGGAGATGGTCGCCAAGGAAATTTCGCGGATTACTGGCCGCTGA
- a CDS encoding S9 family peptidase — MKHILLAGLGALALSSALVAPAAARPFTPNDMVSLDRVSSPTVSPDGKWMVYQLRSTDLANNRGRTDLYLLAIDKAGQAPRLIASVPDKNEASPVFSADGSALYYVSNASGDDQLWRAPIAGGQPAQISKAPGGISGFLLSPQGDKVALWADRPVGARTIDDVKAPTPPSAGSGRVYDQLFVRHWDMWSDGQRSQIFVMPVAGGKAVSVMGGLVGDSPSKPFGGAEELAWSADGKTLFFALREAGRIEPLSTNLDIFSVPADGSAKPINLTDANDATDTMPVVSPDGKWLAYAAMKRPGYEADRLVLMLRNIATGETRALTEGWDRSVGSIAWEANGKGLLVTANDVLDNPVFRVDAASGKVTRLTQKGHAGSVVPLPDGGFVYALDSIQSPADFWKMPAAKGKPVRLTNVNAQKLAGVDDVSVQRFSFKGANGDTVWGQIVKPMGVKGKLPVAFLVHGGPQGSFNDSWSYRWNPKAFAAHGYAAVIVDFHGSTGYGQAFTDAINQDWGGKPLEDLKLGLAAAAAKDANVDAGNACALGASYGGYMMNWIEGQWADGFKCIVQHDGVFDARAMAYETEELWFDEWEYGGPYYEKPEEFEKWNPVNHVAHWKTPMLVVTGEKDFRIPYTQGIAAFTALQRREIPSRLVVFPDENHWVLKPKNSLQWYDEALGWLDQWTGAAKGK; from the coding sequence ATGAAACATATCCTGCTCGCCGGCCTTGGCGCACTGGCCCTGTCGTCGGCGCTGGTGGCCCCGGCAGCGGCCCGTCCCTTCACGCCCAATGACATGGTGTCGCTGGACCGGGTGTCGTCGCCCACCGTGTCGCCGGACGGCAAGTGGATGGTCTATCAGTTGCGCAGTACGGATCTTGCCAATAATCGGGGCCGTACGGACCTCTATCTGCTGGCCATAGACAAGGCCGGGCAGGCGCCCCGGCTGATCGCATCGGTGCCCGACAAGAATGAGGCATCGCCGGTCTTTTCGGCCGATGGCAGCGCGCTTTATTATGTCTCCAACGCCAGTGGCGACGACCAGTTGTGGCGCGCGCCGATCGCGGGTGGTCAGCCGGCGCAGATCAGCAAGGCGCCGGGCGGCATTTCGGGTTTCCTGCTGAGCCCCCAGGGCGACAAGGTGGCGCTGTGGGCCGACCGCCCGGTCGGTGCGCGCACGATCGACGATGTAAAGGCGCCGACCCCGCCGAGCGCGGGCAGCGGCCGGGTCTATGACCAACTGTTCGTGCGCCACTGGGACATGTGGAGCGACGGCCAGCGTTCGCAGATCTTCGTCATGCCGGTCGCGGGCGGCAAGGCGGTGTCGGTGATGGGCGGCCTGGTCGGTGACAGCCCGTCCAAGCCGTTTGGCGGGGCTGAGGAACTGGCCTGGAGCGCGGATGGCAAGACGCTGTTCTTCGCCCTGCGCGAGGCCGGGCGGATCGAGCCGCTGTCGACCAATCTGGATATTTTCAGCGTGCCGGCCGATGGTAGTGCCAAGCCGATCAACCTGACCGACGCCAATGACGCGACCGACACGATGCCGGTGGTGTCGCCGGACGGCAAATGGCTGGCCTATGCGGCGATGAAGCGGCCGGGTTATGAGGCCGATCGGCTGGTGCTGATGCTACGCAACATCGCCACTGGCGAGACGCGCGCGTTGACCGAAGGCTGGGACAGGTCGGTCGGGTCGATCGCCTGGGAGGCAAATGGCAAGGGGCTGCTGGTCACCGCCAATGACGTGCTCGACAATCCGGTGTTCCGGGTCGATGCCGCATCGGGCAAGGTGACGCGGCTCACCCAAAAGGGCCATGCCGGCAGCGTCGTGCCGCTGCCCGATGGCGGTTTCGTCTATGCGCTGGACAGCATCCAGTCGCCGGCCGATTTCTGGAAGATGCCGGCTGCGAAGGGCAAGCCGGTGCGCCTGACGAATGTCAATGCGCAGAAGCTGGCCGGGGTGGACGATGTCTCGGTCCAGCGCTTCAGCTTCAAGGGCGCCAATGGCGACACGGTCTGGGGACAGATCGTCAAGCCCATGGGGGTCAAGGGCAAGCTGCCGGTCGCCTTCCTGGTACATGGCGGGCCGCAGGGCAGCTTCAACGACAGCTGGTCCTATCGCTGGAACCCCAAGGCGTTCGCCGCCCATGGCTATGCCGCGGTGATCGTCGATTTCCATGGCTCGACCGGCTATGGCCAGGCCTTCACCGATGCGATCAACCAGGATTGGGGCGGCAAGCCGCTGGAGGATCTGAAGCTGGGCCTCGCGGCCGCTGCGGCGAAGGATGCCAATGTCGATGCAGGCAATGCCTGTGCGCTGGGCGCCAGCTATGGCGGTTACATGATGAACTGGATCGAGGGGCAGTGGGCTGATGGCTTCAAGTGCATCGTCCAGCATGACGGCGTGTTCGACGCCCGCGCCATGGCCTATGAGACCGAGGAACTGTGGTTCGACGAATGGGAGTATGGCGGCCCCTATTATGAGAAGCCCGAAGAGTTCGAGAAATGGAACCCGGTCAATCATGTCGCCCATTGGAAGACGCCGATGCTGGTCGTGACCGGCGAGAAGGATTTCCGCATTCCCTATACCCAGGGCATCGCCGCCTTCACAGCGTTGCAGCGGCGCGAGATCCCGTCGCGTCTGGTCGTCTTCCCGGACGAGAATCACTGGGTCTTGAAGCCCAAGAACTCGCTGCAATGGTATGACGAAGCGCTGGGCTGGCTGGACCAGTGGACCGGCGCGGCCAAGGGGAAATGA